A genomic segment from Mesotoga sp. UBA6090 encodes:
- the lexA gene encoding transcriptional repressor LexA, producing MTEFPAENRGCHELTLTEKQKKILEYIENFIKLYGYPPSIRDICRDFDISSPRGVAKHLESLEKKGYIERTGVSRGIRVLKSPDGSSLAPGEDVVMLPVIGNVAAGEAVQAVQMEEEKIPVPLWMIRRGFEYYMLRVTGNSMIDSHIVNGDFVIIRKQEWANNGDIVVALIDDEYATLKKYENEGPKIRLVPSNPEMLPIVVEANRVKVQGRLSGVIRWYK from the coding sequence TTGACTGAATTCCCGGCCGAGAATAGGGGGTGTCATGAATTGACGCTGACGGAGAAACAGAAGAAGATTCTGGAGTATATCGAGAACTTCATTAAGCTCTATGGTTATCCTCCAAGCATCAGAGATATCTGCAGAGACTTCGACATATCTTCTCCTAGGGGAGTGGCAAAACATCTCGAGTCTCTGGAAAAGAAGGGCTACATCGAAAGAACCGGTGTCTCTCGTGGAATAAGAGTTCTTAAAAGCCCAGACGGTTCTTCGCTGGCACCTGGCGAAGATGTGGTCATGCTCCCTGTTATCGGCAATGTTGCAGCGGGCGAAGCAGTGCAGGCTGTTCAGATGGAAGAAGAGAAGATTCCAGTACCTCTTTGGATGATCAGAAGAGGATTTGAGTACTACATGTTGAGAGTTACCGGCAACAGTATGATTGATTCCCACATAGTAAATGGAGATTTTGTGATTATAAGAAAACAGGAGTGGGCAAATAACGGCGATATTGTGGTGGCTTTAATAGATGATGAGTATGCTACTCTAAAGAAGTACGAAAACGAAGGGCCAAAGATTCGACTTGTGCCTTCAAATCCGGAGATGCTTCCTATCGTTGTAGAAGCGAACAGAGTAAAGGTGCAGGGCCGGCTTTCCGGAGTTATCCGCTGGTACAAGTAA
- the rpiB gene encoding ribose 5-phosphate isomerase B, which yields MKIAIASDHAAFELKSYLVKYIEKRGHTVFDLGPESGAYPVDYPDFSEKVCGSVTNGEADFGVLLCGTGIGMSIAANKHRGIRAALCFFPEMAALARRHNHANVLVLGGRLIGSELAGWIVDAFLSSSEEGGRHKKRVDKLEIRVDENRVKDG from the coding sequence ATGAAGATCGCGATTGCTTCTGACCACGCTGCATTTGAGCTGAAATCCTATCTTGTTAAATACATAGAGAAACGGGGACACACAGTTTTTGATCTTGGCCCGGAATCGGGCGCCTATCCGGTAGATTATCCTGACTTTTCAGAAAAGGTTTGTGGTTCAGTAACAAATGGAGAAGCCGATTTTGGCGTTTTACTTTGTGGAACTGGAATTGGAATGTCGATTGCGGCAAACAAGCACAGAGGCATCCGCGCCGCACTATGCTTTTTCCCTGAGATGGCAGCGCTTGCCAGGAGGCATAACCACGCTAACGTTCTGGTTCTTGGAGGCAGACTGATTGGTAGTGAGCTGGCTGGCTGGATTGTTGATGCCTTTCTTAGCTCATCAGAAGAAGGTGGCCGCCACAAGAAAAGAGTAGATAAACTTGAAATTAGGGTCGACGAGAATCGGGTGAAAGACGGTTGA
- a CDS encoding histone deacetylase family protein produces MIVFYDRRHLFHLPMKELEGGIWIENPDKPERIEAIRSALETSGFQIKEPRDYHCSHVYQVHSPEYVEWLREKSLSVSKDREYFPEVFGYDKLFDTGTPVTSGCYVGALASVSTALNAVDSILESESVSYALCRPPGHHAGISTGGGYCYFNNAAIAARYYQKHTRGFVAILDVDFHHGNGTQEIFYYDDTVFYVSIHGDPKIFYPWISGSSWEIGSDSGEGFNMNFPLAGGTEGPEYMRTLSKALQEIDDFAPDLLIISLGIDGHKKDGIGHFNLNDEDFSMMGRLIGELDVQKLVVQEGGYNPVANSSSVLNFLRAIR; encoded by the coding sequence TTGATAGTTTTTTACGATAGAAGACATCTCTTTCATCTGCCGATGAAAGAGCTTGAGGGTGGTATATGGATTGAGAATCCAGACAAACCGGAGAGAATTGAGGCAATTCGGAGCGCTCTGGAAACGTCTGGTTTTCAGATTAAAGAGCCTCGTGACTATCATTGTTCCCATGTATACCAGGTTCACTCACCTGAATATGTTGAATGGTTAAGAGAAAAGAGCCTATCTGTATCAAAAGACAGAGAATACTTCCCAGAGGTTTTCGGGTACGATAAGCTTTTCGACACCGGCACGCCAGTCACGTCGGGTTGCTACGTGGGGGCCCTTGCGTCTGTCTCTACAGCCCTGAATGCTGTAGATTCTATTCTTGAAAGCGAAAGTGTCTCATATGCGCTCTGCAGACCGCCTGGGCATCATGCCGGAATATCGACTGGTGGAGGCTATTGCTACTTCAACAACGCTGCAATTGCAGCTAGGTATTACCAGAAGCATACAAGAGGTTTTGTCGCGATTCTGGATGTTGATTTCCATCACGGCAACGGCACCCAGGAGATTTTTTACTATGATGACACTGTCTTTTATGTCTCAATTCATGGTGATCCAAAGATATTCTATCCGTGGATAAGCGGCAGTTCATGGGAGATAGGTTCAGATTCCGGAGAAGGTTTCAACATGAATTTCCCCCTTGCCGGCGGGACAGAAGGTCCTGAATATATGCGCACACTTTCAAAGGCTCTTCAGGAGATAGATGACTTTGCTCCAGACTTGCTCATTATTTCCTTGGGAATTGACGGTCACAAGAAAGACGGCATTGGCCACTTCAATTTGAATGATGAAGACTTCTCAATGATGGGGAGGCTCATCGGCGAACTTGACGTTCAGAAACTGGTAGTTCAGGAAGGTGGGTACAATCCAGTTGCCAACTCGTCTTCTGTTCTGAACTTCCTTCGCGCGATAAGATAA